The following proteins come from a genomic window of Sorghum bicolor cultivar BTx623 chromosome 3, Sorghum_bicolor_NCBIv3, whole genome shotgun sequence:
- the LOC8054659 gene encoding probable glucuronosyltransferase Os10g0205300 — translation MAALPPFSPRRPFSSPCFILCFLLGFVAGLFPFAHRHLHLDLHHLPLPVPDPPPTPPPAAPTQAAPTPPPTTTTLIVVTPTRARPLQAYYLHRLAHTLRLVPQPLLWLVVDRGAATRETAALLRGCGLMYRHLPSSHRGDAPDDARRRGATHEHPAERGLQRRQRNAALDHIEHHRIHGLVYFADEDNVYSLDLFHQLRGIRSFGTWPVAMLGVGKSKTLLEGPVCDSSQVVGWHTNERDKRQRRFHVNTSGFAFNSSMLWDADKRAHQAWNYIRLLDTVRDGFQATTFVEQLVEDETYMEGIPTGCSKIMNVNLHLEDKHLVYPKGWQMTENLDVLIPL, via the exons ATGGCGGCTCTGCCGCCCTTCTCGCCGCGGCGGCCCTTCTCGTCGCCGTGCTTCATCCTCTGCTTCCTACTCGGCTTCGTCGCGGGCCTCTTCCCCTTCGCGCACCGCCACCTCCACCTCGACCTCCACCACCTCCCGCTCCCGGTCCCGGACCCTCCTCCTACTCCTCCTCCTGCCGCGCCGACCCAGGCGGCCCCGActccgccgccgacgacgacgaccctgATCGTCGTCACGCCGACCCGCGCGCGCCCGCTGCAGGCGTACTACCTGCACCGCCTCGCGCACACGCTCCGCCTCGTGCCCCAGCCGCTGCTCTGGCTCGTCGTCGACCGCGGCGCCGCCACGCGCGAGACCGCCGCCCTGCTCCGCGGCTGCGGCCTCATGTACCGCCACCTCCCTTCCTCCCACCGCGGCGACGCGCCCGATGATGCTCGCCGGAGAGGGGCGACCCATGAGCACCCGGCGGAGCGCGGCCTGCAGCGGCGCCAGAGGAACGCGGCGCTCGACCACATCGAGCACCACCGCATCCACGGCCTCGTCTACTTCGCCGACGAGGACAACGTGTATTCCCTTGACCTCTTCCATCAGCTTCGCGGCATAAG GAGTTTTGGCACCTGGCCAGTCGCAATGCTGGGCGTGGGCAAGAGCAAGACACTTCTGGAAGGGCCAGTTTGTGACAGCAGCCAGGTGGTAGGATGGCACACGAACGAGAGGGACAAGAGGCAACGAAGGTTTCATGTGAATACTTCGGGCTTTGCTTTCAATAGCAGTATGCTCTGGGATGCCGACAAGAGGGCTCATCAGGCGTGGAATTACATCCGGCTGCTGGACACGGTCAGAGATGGGTTTCAG GCAACAACATTTGTAGAACAGCTTGTAGAAGATGAAACTTATATGGAGGGCATACCAACTGGTTGTTCAAAAATTATGAATGTTAATCTTCATCTAGAAGATAAACATCTTGTATATCCAAAGGGATGGCAAATGACAGAAAACCTGGATGTATTAATTCCTCTCTGA
- the LOC110433853 gene encoding protein argonaute 4A-like, whose amino-acid sequence MESHNGEADDLPPPPPLNAGVEPLKADETKVPLKHRTLVQRNGFGRKGQQIKLLTNHFKVSLMNAADYFYHYYVNLKYEDDTPVDRKGSGRKVIEKLQQTYAAELANKDFAYDGEKSLFTIGALPQVKNEFTVVVDDVSTGKTPANGSPGNDSPPGSDRKRIRRPYNTKTYKVELSFAARIPMSAISQALRGQESEHTQEAIRVIDIILRQHSAKQGCLLVRQSFFHNNPSNFVDLGGGVVGCRGFHSSFRATQSGLSLNIDVSTTMIVKPGPVIDFLLANQKVNHPGMIDWAKAKRSLKNLRIKTSPANQEQKIVGLSDRPCCEQLFTLKHKNGNGDSEEITVYDYFVKNRGIELQYSGDLPCINVGKPKRPTYFPVELCSLLPLQRYTKALSTLQRSSLVEKSRQKPQERIGVLSDVLQRSNYDAEPMLKACGITIARSFTEVDGRILQPPKLKAGNGEDIFTRNGRWNFNNKRLIKGSSVEKWAVVNFSARCNVRDLVRDLIKCGGMKGIMVEAPFDVFEENPSMRRSPAVRRVEDMFEQVKTKLPGAPKFLLCVLAERKNSDIYGPWKKKCLAEFGIVTQCVAPTRVNDQYLTNVLLKINAKLGGMNSLLQIETSPAIPQVSKVPTIILGMDVSHGSPGHSDVPSIAAVVSSREWPLISKYRASVRTQSPKMEMIDSLFKPRETEDDGLIRECLIDFYTSSGKKKPDQVIIFRDGVSESQFNQVLNIELQQIIEACKFLDEKWNPKFTLIIAQKNHHTKFFIPGKTENVPAGTVVDNKVCHPRNFDFYMCSHAGMIGTTRPTHYHILHDEIGFNPDDLQELVHSLSYVYQRSTTAISVVAPICYAHLAAAQVGQFIKFDEMSETSSSHGGHTSAGSVPVQELPRLHEKVRSSMFFC is encoded by the exons ATGGAGTCTCACAATGGCGAGGCTGATGACTTGCCTCCACCACCTCCTTTGAATGCTGGTGTTGAACCACTTAAAGCTGATGAAACAAAGGTGCCATTGAAACATAGGACTCTGGTCCAGAGGAATGGCTTTGGCAGAAAGGGGCAGCAGATAAAACTGCTAACAAATCACTTCAAAGTTTCTCTCATGAATGCTGCAGATTATTTCTATCATTACTAC GTCAACTTGAAGTATGAAGATGATACACCGGTTGATCGCAAAGGGTCGGGAAGAAAAGTTATAGAAAAACTGCAGCAGACTTATGCTGCTGAACttgcaaataaagattttgcatATGATGGTGAGAAGAGCCTGTTCACAATCGGTGCTCTTCCTCAAGTTAAAAATGAGTTcactgttgttgttgatgatgtttcAACTGGAAA GACTCCTGCAAATGGCAGTCCAGGAAATGACAGTCCTCCTGGAAGTGACAGGAAAAGGATCAGAAGGCCTTACAATACAAAGACGTACAAGGTCGAACTCTCTTTTGCGGCAAGAATTCCTATGAGTGCAATCTCACAGGCCCTCAGAGGTCAGGAATCAGAGCACACGCAGGAAGCAATTCGAGTGATTGACATTATTCTGAGGCAGCACTCAGCTAAGCA GGGTTGCCTATTAGTAAGGCAATCATTCTTCCACAATAATCCTTCTAACTTTGTTGACCTGGGTGGTGGTGTAGTGGGCTGTAGAGGGTTTCATTCTAGTTTTCGTGCAACCCAGAGTGGACTTTCACTCAACATCG ATGTGTCCACCACAATGATAGTGAAACCTGGTCCTGTCATTGATTTTCTGCTTGCCAATCAGAAAGTTaatcatccaggcatgattgaTTGGGCTAAG GCCAAGCGTTCACTGAAGAACTTGAGGATCAAAACAAGTCCAGCAAACCAAGAACAGAAGATTGTTGGTCTCAGCGACAGACCTTGCTGTGAGCAATT ATTCACACTGAAACATAAGAATGGTAATGGAGACTCTGAAGAGATCACTGTTTATGATTACTTCGTAAAGAACCGTGGCATAGAGCTGCAATACTCTGGTGATCTTCCATGTATCAATGTGGGAAAACCAAAGCGGCCAACATATTTTCCAGTTGAG TTATGCAGTCTTTTGCCTTTACAAAGGTACACTAAAGCTTTGAGCACACTTCAGAGGTCATCACTTGTTGAGAAATCTAGGCAGAAACCACAAGAAAGGATAGGTGTTTTGTCTGAT GTACTGCAAAGAAGCAACTATGATGCAGAGCCCATGCTGAAGGCCTGCGGGATTACAATTGCTAGAAGTTTTACCGAAGTTGATGGTAGGATACTGCAGCCCCCCAAG CTTAAAGCTGGCAATGGAGAAGACATTTTTACACGCAATGGTAGATGGAACTTCAACAATAAG AGGCTCATTAAGGGTAGCAGTGTTGAGAAATGGGCAGTGGTCAACTTTTCTGCACGATGCAATGTCAGGGATCTTGTCCGTGATCTCATCAAGTGTGGAGGCATGAAGGGGATT ATGGTTGAAGCTCCTTTTGATGTATTTGAGGAGAATCCTTCGATGAGACGGTCGCCTGCTGTAAGAAGGGTTGAAGACatgtttgaacaagtcaaaaccAAGCTTCCTGGAGCTCCGAAGTTTCTTTTGTGTGTTCTAGCTGAAAGAAAGAATTCTGATATTTATG GGCCTTGGAAGAAGAAATGCCTTGCTGAATTTGGGATCGTTACACAGTGCGTGGCACCAACTAGAGTCAATGATCAGTATCTTACAAATGTCCTACTAAAGATAAATGCAAAG CTGGGTGGCATGAATTCGTTGCTCCAAATTGAAACATCCCCAGCAATTCCTCAAGTATCCAAGGTCCCAACTATAATCTTGGGAATGGATGTCTCCCATGGTTCTCCTGGACATTCTGATGTACCGTCCATTGCTGCT GTTGTTAGTTCTCGTGAATGGCCTCTTATCTCGAAATATAGAGCTTCTGTCCGCACCCAATCACCTAAGATGGAAATGATTGACTCTTTGTTTAAGCCACGGGAAACTGAAGATGATGGTCTGATCCG GGAGTGTCTGATTGACTTCTACACCAGTTCTGGGAAGAAGAAGCCTGACCAAGTCATCATCTTCAG GGATGGTGTTAGTGAAAGTCAGTTTAATCAGGTGCTGAACATTGAGTTGCAACAAATCATCGAG GCTTGCAAGTTTTTGGATGAAAAATGGAATCCAAAGTTCACGTTGATTATTGCCCAGAAGAATCACCACACTAAATTTTTTATTCCTGGAAAGACAGAAAATGTTCCAGCTG GAACTGTTGTGGACAACAAAGTTTGTCATCCAAGGAACTTTGACTTCTACATGTGTTCACATGCTGGAATGATC GGGACTACGAGGCCAACTCATTATCATATACTGCATGATGAGATAGGCTTCAATCCTGATGATCTGCAGGAGCTGGTGCATTCGCTCTCTTACGT GTACCAAAGGAGCACAACAGCCATATCAGTTG TTGCTCCCATCTGCTATGCACATCTGGCAGCAGCTCAGGTCGGCCAGTTCATTAAGTTCGATGAGATGTCGGAGACATCCTCCAGCCATGGCGGCCATACTTCGGCGGGCAGCGTCCCTGTCCAGGAGCTACCTCGTCTACATGAGAAAGTCAGGAGCTCGATGTTCTTTTGCTGA